In Perca fluviatilis chromosome 14, GENO_Pfluv_1.0, whole genome shotgun sequence, a genomic segment contains:
- the LOC120572421 gene encoding uncharacterized protein LOC120572421, protein MTSPKTLFYLTCLFFGKVAQTTDPKLSSSFHQESGFVSAKTGDNFTLRCFYEGDNASKFYWYKQTLGQEPRLISTYYKFKNGIFHDEFKNNSRFTLDTENGKNHLKITNLRISDSATYYCASNAYIFKFAEGTLVNVEGSGFKVPATVHQSASESIQPGGSVTLDCTVDTGTCDGEHSVYWFKKSGESQQGLIYTHGGRKPNTQTHTCVYKLPMKSLNLSHAGTYYCAVASCGHILFGNGTKLEFEDEVYSPGLVHFLSSALTFTTILSVLLAFSLYKVNKRNSCQSPENEARFPSPYTANAEGYQDADNLHYAALSVNLPNRSRRQRNNTNDECVYSSVKQ, encoded by the exons ATGACATCTCCAAAAACTCTCTTTTATCTGACGTGTTTGTTCTTCGGAAAAGTTG CTCAGACGACTGATCCAAAATTATCCTCATCTTTTCATCAAGAGAGTGGTTTTGTATCAGCTAAAACTGGGGATAACTTCACTTTGAGATGTTTCTATGAAGGCGATAATGCTTCAAAGTTTTACTGGTATAAGCAAACTCTGGGACAGGAACCACGGCTCATCTCTACTTACTACAAGTTCAAAAATGGAATATTTCATGATGAATTCAAAAACAATTCACGCTTCACATTGGATACTGAAAATGGTAAAAATCACTTGAAGATCACAAATTTGCGCATTTCAGACTCAGCTACCTACTACTGTGCAAGTAatgcatacatttttaaatttgcgGAGGGAACCTTAGTCAATGTAGAAGGTTCAGGTTTTAAGGTCCCAGCTACAGTCCATCAATCAGCATCTGAGAGCATCCAGCCAGGAGGCTCTGTGACTCTGGACTGTACAGTAGACACTGGGACCTGTGATGGAGAACACAGTGTTTACTGGTTCAAGAAGTCGGGAGAATCTCAGCAAGGACTCATTTACACCCACGGAGGCAGGAAACctaacacacaaacgcacacctGTGTCTACAAGCTGCCGATGAAGAGTCTGAATCTTTCTCATGCTGGGACCTACTACTGTGCTGTTGCCTCATGTGGACACATTCTGTTTGGAAATGGGACCAAGCTGGAGTTTGAAG ATGAGGTGTACTCTCCTGGTTTGGTGCATTTCTTGAGCAGTGCTTTAACATTCACCACCATCCTGAGTGTTTTACTGGCTTTCTCATTGTACAAGGTGAACAAGAGAAACAGCTGCCAATCTCCAG AGAACGAAGCAAGATTTCCATCTCCCTACACAGCGAATGCAGAG ggtTACCAAGATGCAGACAACCTCCATTATGCTGCTTTAAGTGTCAACCTGCCCAACAGATCGAGAAGGCAGAGGAACAACACCAACGACGAATGTGTGTACTCCAGTGTTAAACAATAG
- the LOC120572422 gene encoding uncharacterized protein LOC120572422 encodes MASPLFALFLTCLFLGKMAQTTGPKSSTVHQETRFVSVKTGDELTLQCFYEGEVAVMLYWYKQTLGQKPTLISTYHKYNVNYIFHDEFKNNSRFTLDMENGKNHLKITDLRVSDSATYYCASSDTYTYIVKFLEGTLVDVEGSGLKVPATVHQSASESIQPGGSVTLDCTVHTGTCDGEHSVYWFKNSEDSQPGLIYTHGGRTDQCERKPNTQTHTCVYKLPMKSLNRSHAGTYYCAVASCGHILFGNGTKLELEDEADSPLLVYFLSAALAFTTILSVLLPFLMYKVNKRNSCQTAVNHATFPSPSTASAEGYQDADNLHYAALSVNLPNRSRRPRNNTNDECVYSSVKQ; translated from the exons ATGGCATCTCCATTGTTTGCTCTCTTTCTCACTTGTTTGTTCTTGGGGAAAATGG CTCAGACGACCGGTCCGAAATCCTCAACTGTTCATCAAGAGACACGATTTGTGTCAGTTAAAACTGGGGACGAGTTGACTTTGCAATGTTTCTATGAAGGTGAAGTCGCTGTAATGCTTTACTGGTATAAACAAACTCTGGGACAGAAACCAACGCTCATCTCTACATATcataaatataatgtaaattatatttttcatgATGAATTCAAGAACAATTCACGCTTCACACTGGATATGGAAAATGGTAAAAATCACCTAAAGATCACAGATTTGCGTGTTTCAGATTCGGCTACTTACTACTGCGCAAGTAGcgatacatatacatatattgttaaatttttgGAGGGAACCTTAGTCGATGTAGAAGGTTCAGGTTTGAAGGTCCCAGCTACGGTCCATCAGTCAGCATCTGAGAGCATCCAGCCAGGAGGCTCTGTGACTCTGGACTGTACAGTACACACTGGGACCTGTGATGGAGAACACAGTGTTTACTGGTTCAAGAACTCTGAAGATTCTCAGCCAGGACTCATTTACACCCATGGAGGCAGGACTGATCAGTGTGAGAGGAaacccaacacacaaacacacacctgtgtcTACAAGCTGCCGATGAAGAGTCTGAATCGTTCTCATGCTGGGACCTACTACTGTGCTGTTGCCTCATGTGGACACATTCTGTTTGGAAACGGGACCAAGCTGGAGTTAGAGG ATGAGGCGGACTCTCCTCTTTTAGTGTATTTCTTGAGTGCAGCTTTGGCTTTCACCACCATCCTGAGTGTTTTACTGCCTTTCTTAATGTACAAGGTGAACAAAAGAAACAGCTGCCAAACTGCAG TCAACCACGCAACATTTCCATCTCCCTCCACAGCGAGTGCAGAG GGTTACCAAGATGCAGACAACCTCCATTATGCTGCTTTAAGTGTCAACCTGCCCAACAGATCAAGAAGACCGCGGAACAACACCAACGATGAATGTGTGTACTCCAGTGTCAAGCAGTAG
- the LOC120572419 gene encoding immunoglobulin kappa light chain-like yields the protein MTSPKFLFYLTCLFFGKVAQTTDPKLSSSLHQESGLVSAKTGDNFTLRCFYEGDVASRFYWYKQTLGQKPKLISTYDKYNAKRIFHDEFKNNSRFTLDMENGKNHLKITDLRVSDSATYYCASSFTYIFEFAEGTLVDVEGSGLKVPATVHQSASESIQPGGSVTLDCTVHTGTCGREHSVYWFKKSGESQPGLIYTHGGRNDQCERKPNTQTHTCIYKLLMKSLNLSHAGTYYCAVASCGHILFGNGIKLNFEDEVYSPGLVYFLSSALTFTTILSVLLAFSLYKVNKRNSCQSPENQARFPSPSTANAEGYQDADNIHYAALRVNLPNRSRRQRNHTNDECVYSSVKQ from the exons ATGACATCTCCAAAATTTCTTTTCTATCTGACGTGTTTGTTCTTTGGAAAAGttg CTCAGACGACTGATCCAAAACTCTCCTCATCTCTTCATCAAGAGAGTGGTTTAGTATCAGCTAAAACTGGGGATAACTTCACTTTGAGATGTTTCTATGAAGGCGATGTTGCTTCAAGGTTTTACTGGTATAAGCAAACTCTGGGACAGAAACCAAAGCTCATCTCTACATATGATAAATATAATGCAAAGAGGATTTTTCATGATGAATTCAAGAACAATTCACGCTTCACACTAGATATGGAAAATGGTAAAAATCACCTAAAGATCACAGATTTGCGTGTTTCAGACTCAGCTACTTACTACTGCGCAAGTAGCTTTACATATATTTTTGAATTTGCGGAGGGAACCTTAGTCGATGTAGAAGGTTCAGGTTTGAAGGTCCCAGCTACGGTCCATCAGTCAGCATCTGAGAGCATCCAGCCAGGAGGCTCTGTGACTCTGGACTGTACAGTACACACTGGGACCTGTGGTAGAGAACACAGTGTTTACTGGTTCAAGAAGTCGGGAGAATCTCAGCCAGGACTCATTTACACCCATGGAGGCAGGAATGATCAGTGTGAGAGGAaacccaacacacaaacacacacctgtatCTACAAGCTGCTGATGAAGAGTCTGAATCTTTCTCATGCTGGGACCTACTACTGTGCTGTTGCCTCATGTGGACACATTCTGTTTGGAAATGGGATCAAGCTGAACTTTGAAG ATGAGGTGTACTCTCCTGGTTTGGTGTATTTCTTGAGCAGTGCTTTAACATTCACCACCATCCTGAGTGTTTTACTGGCTTTCTCATTGTACAAGGTGAACAAGAGAAACAGCTGCCAATCTCCAG AGAACCAAGCAAGATTTCCATCTCCCTCCACAGCGAATGCAGAG ggTTACCAAGATGCAGACAACATCCATTATGCTGCTTTAAGGGTCAACTTGCCCAACAGATCGAGAAGGCAGAGAAACCACACCAACGATGAATGTGTGTACTCCAGTGTTAAGCAGTAG